The genomic DNA AGCTGCTGCCTTCTGGATCCTTGGGCGCCTCTGGGGCGTCCGGCTCGGTGGAGTCGGCGGGGTCGGTGGCGTCGTCGGCAGGCGTAGCGCCGCGGTCCTTCTTCTTGAGCGAAACCTTGTCCACCAGCGTGTTATCGGCTTCGTTGAAGGTGGTGAAGGTGAGCTTGTCATCGGAGACATCCACGCGCATATAGTCCTCGGTGTAGTCCTGGCGCCACATTGCGGTGGACTCGTGAGCAAGCTTTGGATCGATGGTCTCCATTCGCGCGCCCTTGTGCTTTTTATTATTGACATCGGTGAAGTCGTAATACTTGCCGCCACCCGCGGTGGTGGTGGTCAGGTACAGCGCCTCGCCATCCTTGGGCTCGAGGACGTCGCCGCGCTGCGGCTTCTTTTCCGGCAGGACCGGCTTATTGTTCTTCATCAGGTGGCTGCGGGTGTAGATGTGGTCGTGGCCGGAAAGCACGGCATCGACATTGAGCTCAGAAAGCACCGGGGTGAGCTTCTCGCGCAGGTTGGCGACGTCCCTATCAGAATAATGCGTGCCCTGGGAGTACGGGCCGTGGTGCATGCCGACGACGATCCAGTCATTATCCGCGCCGCGGGATTCGATAGCCTCGCGCAGGAACTGCTCGTGACGGGCGATATCGGCGTCGGAAGAAGCATTGGAATCCAAGCCGATGAAGAGCACGTTATTGCGCTCGAAGTAGTGGTCGCGGATATCGTCCGCCTGGTGCGGGTTGGAGAAGTGCTCATCATGATGCTTCATGGTGAGGTTATAGGTCTCGTGGTTGCCCGGGACCGTATTGGTAGGGATGTGGCGAATCTCCGGAGCGGAGAAGTATGCATCGTACTGCGGTACCTGCGCGCCCCACCCCTCAACTTGGTCACCCAGGGACCAGATCATGCTGGCATTCGGCACATGGGAAGCCGCGTGGCCGATGGTCTTGCGCCACTGTTCGGCTTGGTCATCCACCTTGAGATCTACGCCGATCTGCGGGTCTGCGACGGTAAGGAAGGACCAGTCATCGCCATTGGAGCCAGTGTTAAAAGTCTCTGGCTCGGACCAGCCGCCTTCTTCGGAGCCTACGCGGTAGGAGTACTCGGTATCCGGCTGCAGGTCGGTAGCGGTGGCGAACTGGGACTTGTACAGCAGGGCGCCGTAATCGCGCTCGTCGGCGCGGAAGGTCTTGGTGCCTTCTGGGCCGGTGACCTCGAGGACCTCGTCTGCCTTGGACTTCGTGCGCCAAGTGACCATGACCTGGGATTCATCCGCGCCCGGCTGCAGAATGGTGCGGTAGATAGGAGAATCAGCGGCCAGCGCTGGGGTGGCGGGCACGAGGGCGGTGGCGCCACCCACGGCGAGGGCGGTAACGAAGGAGGCGACGAAGCGCGATGAACGGAGCATACAGTTTTCACCTTTTGAGTCTTAGAAGAAGCGGTACGGCTCCCTAGAACACCATAAGAATGTGAACACCGTACTACGGGCGTGCAAAAAGCGCTTGAACCCTTCCTGTGAGAGGCGGGGTTTAGAGGCTCTTATCGGAATTGATAACGGCCGCGCGCCAGAGGGTGTATTCCTCCGGGTTGTCTTCGCGGTAGTTCTTGACGGCGCGAATGCCCTGTTCCACGGACTCGATGACGGCATCGATGGTGGTATCTTCGCCCTCGGCATCGACGAAAATGACCGGGCCGCAGATGGAGCGGATGGGGTCCTGCAGGAAGGCGGCGTTGCCGGTGGCGGCCGCGTTGCGTGCTAGAGAGGCTACCGGGTTAGGCTCGGCTCCTTCGGCCTTGGCTTCAGGGTTGTAGAGCGCCGCATAGGTGGTGCCATCTTCTTGGAATACAACGGAGACGCGGTCCTCGGTGGTGCCGCCCAAGAACTGGTTGGCATGCTCCAGCTCGAACTCCAGCTTGCGGCGGGTGAGATCAGGGTTGACAAGAAA from Corynebacterium tuberculostearicum includes the following:
- a CDS encoding purple acid phosphatase family protein, producing the protein MLRSSRFVASFVTALAVGGATALVPATPALAADSPIYRTILQPGADESQVMVTWRTKSKADEVLEVTGPEGTKTFRADERDYGALLYKSQFATATDLQPDTEYSYRVGSEEGGWSEPETFNTGSNGDDWSFLTVADPQIGVDLKVDDQAEQWRKTIGHAASHVPNASMIWSLGDQVEGWGAQVPQYDAYFSAPEIRHIPTNTVPGNHETYNLTMKHHDEHFSNPHQADDIRDHYFERNNVLFIGLDSNASSDADIARHEQFLREAIESRGADNDWIVVGMHHGPYSQGTHYSDRDVANLREKLTPVLSELNVDAVLSGHDHIYTRSHLMKNNKPVLPEKKPQRGDVLEPKDGEALYLTTTTAGGGKYYDFTDVNNKKHKGARMETIDPKLAHESTAMWRQDYTEDYMRVDVSDDKLTFTTFNEADNTLVDKVSLKKKDRGATPADDATDPADSTEPDAPEAPKDPEGSSSLSSSDIFGGLSSKK